The following coding sequences are from one bacterium SCSIO 12741 window:
- a CDS encoding histidine kinase, translating to MVTSFFKNLASFGLLLGIALTLPNSVTAQQPVPPIIFPLTEYEAQFSVYDLVVDHHGYTYSYGPIITRFDGVEGKLIRHENPKTRGAFYRGFKDYNGKPWGWSRDGEIVYIKDDVIYEYPVSEEVKKLFRRVMEKVYFDSLGTLYFSPRFVGMYSLTAEGNLEQQVKMHDKFRGYIVSELPDGSVMQSSCANVVTKGELMELWFRNSAGEMTKIADLNDKGPHFGSSLIDHQNGMYTIAVGTRSILQFTKDSLIRSIRFPHKVLKLFLDSRKNMWIGTASQGMFRTNERLEGFTQIYKGALAVEDESEDGTLWVKSGDKGLGYIVNPQIDHYSSQNDHPEMELTTMMHEVNDTVYELNKRSVIHKFYSDTIIQIQRPPFPKELRDSTPKTVFYDTNSGLLWVGYRGYIYSWDRSKWKGYKVPNKDGTNARVIQFVSSDSGQLFVATFSKIFEFRNDSLKFITQKFGNKKRYSILSIFRDDQGRFWVGCEDGLWIYENEQWTPFSAPGYPENKQPVWFVFQALNRLWIQTGISGDLLYLEKDSVHVMTNSSGEPFAINGWGMRGNQLWLRLPTRNALVQVQDSVGSLRTRDYFQPGVAFRAVIDKAFTITSDKIYNTSDIGVVVFPFSELHTSMPEQSPFIRESQVNYTAVPQTELTQLKYDENSIQLFVDQITLAVIKPEFRYRLMGYDTVWRQSYNGIINFTNLPSGSFEFQFQSRLNRNVFWAKPETLAIEIAPPFWESWWFRVSAFLTFLGGLYFLFSIRERQIRAKERERTQVAVEVSRLELRALKAQLNPHFIFNSLSSVQFYLAKNQPQDAQSYLHKFSMLMRRVLENSESNQVSLAEELSLMEQYIELESERFDGEKIQFKTTIAELDPQDIWIPPALFQPYVENAIWHGLRPKKGTRSIEIRVKRAGGLLKLEIEDNGIGRDAAQAQSNKANSKRSFGMMIASRRIKIMNQNKGLPIEIVDLMNMENQPVGTLVRIELPFQTKKNDSTDS from the coding sequence TTGGTTACATCTTTCTTTAAAAACCTGGCAAGCTTTGGTCTTTTGCTGGGTATCGCCCTGACTCTCCCAAATTCAGTTACGGCTCAACAGCCTGTACCTCCTATAATCTTTCCATTAACCGAATATGAGGCTCAGTTTAGTGTCTATGATCTGGTGGTGGATCATCATGGATACACTTATTCCTATGGGCCAATTATTACCCGATTTGATGGAGTTGAAGGGAAGTTAATTCGCCACGAAAACCCCAAAACTCGTGGTGCCTTTTATCGGGGATTTAAAGACTATAATGGAAAACCTTGGGGGTGGAGTCGAGATGGTGAAATCGTCTACATAAAAGATGATGTAATTTACGAATACCCAGTTTCAGAAGAGGTCAAAAAACTTTTTCGGAGAGTAATGGAAAAGGTTTATTTTGACTCGCTCGGCACCCTCTATTTTTCACCTCGATTCGTTGGAATGTATTCACTTACTGCTGAGGGTAATCTTGAACAGCAGGTGAAAATGCACGATAAATTCCGAGGATATATTGTTAGTGAACTTCCCGATGGTAGTGTCATGCAATCTTCCTGTGCGAATGTGGTCACAAAAGGTGAATTAATGGAATTGTGGTTTCGCAATTCCGCTGGAGAAATGACTAAAATTGCCGACCTCAATGATAAAGGACCCCATTTCGGATCCTCGTTGATCGATCATCAAAATGGCATGTACACCATCGCTGTAGGTACCAGGAGTATTCTGCAGTTTACCAAGGATTCACTTATTCGAAGCATTCGCTTTCCTCATAAGGTGCTAAAGTTGTTTCTGGACTCTCGAAAGAATATGTGGATTGGGACGGCCAGCCAAGGTATGTTTAGAACCAATGAACGACTCGAAGGATTTACGCAAATTTATAAAGGAGCTCTGGCCGTAGAGGATGAAAGTGAGGATGGAACGCTATGGGTAAAATCGGGTGACAAGGGATTAGGGTATATCGTCAATCCTCAAATTGACCACTATTCTTCACAGAATGACCATCCCGAAATGGAACTAACCACCATGATGCACGAGGTGAATGATACAGTTTATGAATTAAATAAGAGATCTGTAATTCACAAGTTTTATTCGGATACAATAATCCAAATTCAGCGCCCACCATTTCCTAAAGAGTTAAGAGACAGTACACCCAAAACCGTTTTTTATGACACGAATTCCGGACTTCTCTGGGTTGGCTATAGGGGCTATATTTATTCTTGGGATCGATCAAAATGGAAGGGATATAAAGTTCCCAATAAAGATGGAACTAATGCCAGAGTCATTCAATTTGTTTCATCGGATTCTGGTCAACTCTTTGTTGCCACATTTTCCAAAATATTTGAGTTTAGGAATGACTCCTTGAAATTTATAACCCAAAAATTTGGCAACAAGAAAAGGTATTCCATTCTGTCCATATTTCGAGATGATCAAGGTCGATTTTGGGTAGGATGTGAGGATGGATTGTGGATCTATGAAAACGAACAGTGGACGCCCTTTTCCGCACCGGGATATCCTGAAAATAAGCAGCCCGTCTGGTTTGTATTTCAAGCTCTTAATCGTTTATGGATTCAGACGGGTATTTCCGGGGATTTGCTCTATTTAGAAAAGGATTCCGTTCATGTTATGACCAACTCTTCAGGAGAACCTTTCGCCATAAATGGATGGGGCATGAGGGGGAACCAACTTTGGCTTAGGCTCCCTACGAGGAATGCTTTGGTTCAAGTTCAGGATAGTGTGGGAAGCCTAAGGACACGAGATTATTTTCAACCCGGAGTAGCTTTTCGAGCCGTAATTGATAAGGCATTTACTATCACCTCGGATAAAATTTATAATACCTCTGACATTGGAGTGGTAGTTTTTCCTTTTTCCGAGCTTCATACCTCGATGCCCGAACAAAGTCCATTTATCAGGGAAAGTCAGGTGAATTATACGGCCGTTCCGCAAACCGAATTAACCCAATTGAAATACGATGAAAACTCCATTCAGCTATTTGTTGATCAAATCACCTTGGCTGTTATTAAACCTGAATTTCGATACCGACTTATGGGGTATGATACGGTGTGGAGACAATCCTACAATGGAATAATAAATTTCACCAACCTACCTTCAGGAAGTTTTGAATTTCAGTTTCAATCTAGATTAAATAGGAACGTGTTTTGGGCGAAACCCGAAACATTAGCCATTGAAATCGCTCCTCCATTCTGGGAAAGCTGGTGGTTCAGAGTGAGTGCATTTTTGACTTTCTTGGGTGGTCTTTATTTCTTATTTAGCATAAGGGAGCGGCAGATTAGAGCAAAAGAACGTGAGCGAACACAGGTAGCGGTAGAAGTTTCCAGACTCGAACTCCGTGCCCTGAAAGCTCAGCTCAATCCGCATTTCATTTTTAACAGCCTTTCATCGGTTCAATTCTACCTGGCCAAAAACCAACCCCAGGATGCCCAGAGTTACCTTCATAAATTTTCAATGCTGATGCGAAGGGTTCTCGAAAATTCGGAAAGCAACCAGGTTTCTCTGGCCGAAGAATTAAGCCTAATGGAACAGTATATCGAACTCGAATCGGAGCGGTTTGATGGAGAAAAGATTCAATTCAAAACCACCATTGCTGAATTGGATCCACAAGATATTTGGATACCCCCGGCCCTCTTTCAGCCTTATGTAGAAAATGCCATTTGGCACGGACTTCGACCTAAAAAAGGCACTCGCAGCATCGAGATTCGGGTGAAGCGAGCAGGTGGATTGCTCAAATTGGAGATTGAAGACAACGGTATCGGACGAGATGCGGCCCAAGCACAAAGCAACAAAGCCAATTCGAAGCGTTCATTCGGGATGATGATTGCTTCTCGTCGAATTAAAATTATGAATCAGAATAAAGGATTACCCATAGAGATCGTCGATTTAATGAATATGGAAAACCAGCCGGTGGGTACCTTAGTAAGAATAGAATTGCCCTTCCAAACTAAAAAGAATGATAGCACTGATAGTTGA
- a CDS encoding two pore domain potassium channel family protein, whose amino-acid sequence MNWLETWYERRFEWYLATLTLVIFGSMLMPHYWYETVVAPLFFHLNLAVGLVILSKSKTTMRLFGLALILSIIVTVTSFFVPSLDLLDKGIRMVVFFCFYSYVSVVIIRQVWRQPEVNSSTILGLITGYISLGLIGFFINLFIELIEPGSFKGLTYLNGIPDTITEELLYYSFITEMTIGYGDIVPVSPSGRKASVLLGFLGQFYLVIIMAVIVGKYLNQKTSPYRNKD is encoded by the coding sequence ATGAACTGGCTCGAAACCTGGTACGAAAGGCGCTTTGAGTGGTATTTAGCGACTTTAACATTGGTCATTTTCGGCTCCATGCTCATGCCTCATTATTGGTATGAAACCGTGGTGGCACCCTTGTTTTTCCACTTGAATCTTGCCGTGGGCCTGGTCATTTTATCCAAGTCCAAAACAACGATGCGCTTGTTTGGATTAGCTCTTATCCTTTCGATCATCGTAACGGTTACTTCATTCTTTGTACCCTCACTCGATCTCTTGGATAAAGGCATTCGAATGGTTGTGTTTTTTTGCTTCTATTCTTACGTAAGCGTCGTCATTATTCGGCAGGTATGGCGTCAACCTGAAGTAAACTCAAGCACCATTCTTGGACTAATCACGGGCTACATTTCATTGGGTTTAATTGGTTTCTTCATCAACCTGTTTATCGAACTGATTGAACCCGGTTCATTCAAAGGATTAACCTATTTGAATGGAATTCCAGATACTATTACCGAAGAGCTTTTGTACTACAGCTTTATAACGGAAATGACGATTGGGTATGGTGACATTGTTCCGGTATCTCCTTCCGGTAGAAAAGCCTCTGTATTGTTAGGTTTTCTGGGGCAGTTTTACCTGGTTATTATCATGGCGGTGATTGTGGGTAAATATTTGAATCAAAAGACCTCTCCTTATCGGAATAAAGATTAG
- a CDS encoding response regulator transcription factor yields MIALIVDDEPKAAEYLEILLEQHCPKLQVEAVMHEPLGVLKILNSTQIDILFLDIEMPVLSGFELLELVSRDRLPQVIFTTAHLNYALQAYDYSPIHFLLKPIDPEKLKLAVDRAFQMDQKEKYKEVNELFRQLGRTNGSITLPDGNDYHVVPLDDIQRIEGSGSYSTFYLTDGSTKVVSKRIKVFVDELEQAGFFRPHQSHLVNLNYVRKFSRSDGGYLTLENGDHVPVSHGMRNAVKERLGM; encoded by the coding sequence ATGATAGCACTGATAGTTGATGATGAACCGAAGGCGGCGGAGTACCTGGAAATACTCCTGGAGCAGCACTGTCCAAAATTGCAGGTGGAAGCCGTTATGCATGAGCCCCTTGGGGTATTGAAGATTTTGAATTCTACTCAAATCGATATCCTCTTTCTCGATATTGAGATGCCTGTATTAAGTGGATTTGAATTACTTGAATTGGTTTCCCGAGATAGATTGCCTCAAGTTATTTTTACCACGGCCCATTTGAATTATGCCCTCCAGGCTTACGACTATTCACCCATCCATTTTTTACTGAAACCTATCGATCCCGAAAAACTAAAACTTGCCGTGGATCGAGCTTTCCAGATGGATCAAAAGGAAAAATACAAGGAGGTAAATGAGCTTTTCCGGCAACTGGGAAGAACGAACGGATCGATCACATTGCCTGATGGAAATGACTACCACGTGGTTCCGCTCGACGACATTCAGCGAATTGAAGGTTCAGGCAGTTATTCCACGTTTTACCTCACCGATGGATCCACCAAAGTAGTGAGTAAGCGAATAAAGGTATTTGTAGATGAACTGGAGCAGGCCGGCTTTTTTCGGCCGCATCAGTCGCATCTGGTTAACCTCAATTATGTAAGAAAATTCTCCCGCTCCGATGGGGGATACCTAACCTTGGAAAATGGCGATCATGTTCCAGTAAGTCATGGAATGAGAAATGCCGTGAAAGAGCGTTTGGGAATGTAG